Proteins encoded together in one Telopea speciosissima isolate NSW1024214 ecotype Mountain lineage chromosome 6, Tspe_v1, whole genome shotgun sequence window:
- the LOC122665021 gene encoding uncharacterized protein LOC122665021 codes for MVDLQTVCSMCGDVGFPDKLFRCTGCRNRFQHSYCSNNYSETSMKIELCDWCQSEERNTSKHGGVSSRRSSVQEGSNIGSITNRSEYSGEKIKQQNDKEDNTDKAGKSTSTTPSPRPTARRYKLLKDVMC; via the exons ATGGTGGATCTTCAAACAGTTTGCAGTATGTGCGGCGACGTTGGGTTTCCTGATAAGCTCTTCCGTTGCACCGGTTGCCGCAATCGTTTTCAACATTC GTACTGCAGTAACAATTATAGTGAAACTTCGATGAAAATAGAATTGTGTGATTGGTGTCAGAGCGAAGAGAGAAACACATCCAAACATGGTGGGGTGTCTTCAAGAAGGTCAAGCGTACAAGAAGGTAGTAATATTGGGTCCATCACGAACAGGTCTGAGTATTCAGGTGAAAAGATTAAACAACAGAACGACAAGGAAGACAACACCGACAAAGCTGGGAAAAGCACGAGTACTACACCTTCACCGAGGCCCACGGCACGCAGGTATAAGCTCCTCAAGGATGTAATgtgctga